From the Oleiphilus messinensis genome, one window contains:
- a CDS encoding bifunctional diguanylate cyclase/phosphodiesterase produces the protein MTLLLPAGIIPLIVFALFAFFYIQGNTQRYTINTLQASIEDVSARIEKHMSIANTSLELLANEQSLTSLLRDDPRPDNQQLSTIKRALDNFQRNNPAFISISLLSDNGIILQSTTTSVPPEMYLMNIDDRSFEDSLTLSDFQKQRQEGGLLYMQTRKLKHYPAGQPFDSSEGYLQLIYQINGEEILADAANTTDTGYLALTDSNGNVFFHTAPDGELASELATKAVQGRHRTIKTYQMNGQGYFAGFNRLHQGLYLIGFTSEAAASQQAQTLATYSFWLLLVIILISIGVVHFQSRMMFIDRIISLAELTRRIRDGKPIQDIDISGKDELSDLSKAFQEMAESLKKSQQEINKLAYYDHLTELPNKLTFDAALNKAIEYSERSGRALAILVVDLDNFKLANDVYGHSAGDDILRQVAHRLKTCLGHVNTSEVTRSSQGYYAEDMIIRNGGDEFSILLTDLFQAYQASLIAQRIIDELSLPFKAGDSNVKLGASIGISIYPVDGVSSEQLIKNADLAMFEAKKNGKNNFQFFTQALNSSAAKRLNTEEELNQAIELDEFVLHYQPIIYMPTGRIKVLEALLRWQHPVKGIQTPVQFMSVAEESGQIVPIGDLAIAKACEQLAIWHNAGFSEIVVSINLSPKQLLRGAPVETIKSMLEKYQIRANSLQIEVKENLLTQDQAASIEVLNSLKAIGVGIALDDFGSGFASLSFLKKFPIDTIKIDRSFIRDLEQDERNALILQATTRLARDISLSVVIEGIETDNHIQLIRTCECDYLQGYYFAKPKAAKDLNLNQRWSAQFNKAQQLQISSNS, from the coding sequence ATGACACTTCTGCTACCAGCCGGTATCATTCCACTGATAGTCTTTGCGCTGTTTGCTTTTTTTTATATTCAAGGCAACACTCAGCGCTACACAATCAATACGCTTCAGGCATCCATTGAAGATGTCTCAGCCCGTATCGAAAAACATATGTCTATAGCCAACACTTCATTAGAGTTATTGGCAAATGAACAATCTCTGACCTCTCTCCTGCGAGATGATCCACGCCCGGATAATCAACAACTCAGCACAATAAAACGTGCTTTGGATAATTTTCAACGGAATAACCCGGCGTTTATCAGTATATCGCTACTTTCCGATAACGGCATAATTTTACAGTCTACAACCACTTCAGTACCGCCCGAAATGTACCTGATGAATATCGATGATCGTTCTTTTGAAGATTCGTTGACGCTATCAGATTTTCAGAAACAAAGGCAGGAAGGCGGTTTACTCTACATGCAAACTCGCAAGCTCAAACACTATCCAGCCGGTCAGCCTTTTGACAGTAGCGAAGGCTATTTACAGCTGATATACCAAATCAACGGAGAGGAAATTCTTGCTGATGCAGCCAATACCACCGATACCGGTTATTTGGCGCTGACAGATAGCAATGGTAACGTTTTCTTTCATACGGCTCCTGACGGTGAATTAGCGTCAGAACTTGCCACAAAAGCAGTACAAGGCCGACACCGCACCATTAAAACCTACCAAATGAATGGCCAGGGCTACTTCGCCGGCTTTAATCGTTTACATCAGGGGCTGTACTTGATCGGCTTCACATCGGAAGCAGCTGCGAGCCAGCAAGCCCAAACACTGGCAACGTACTCCTTTTGGCTATTACTGGTCATTATTCTGATCAGTATTGGTGTAGTGCACTTCCAATCACGAATGATGTTCATTGACCGGATTATCTCGCTGGCCGAACTGACCCGACGGATCCGCGATGGCAAACCGATACAAGACATTGATATCAGCGGCAAGGATGAGCTCAGTGACTTATCCAAAGCATTTCAGGAGATGGCGGAAAGCCTCAAGAAAAGCCAACAAGAAATTAATAAATTGGCTTACTATGACCATTTGACGGAACTTCCGAACAAACTAACGTTTGATGCAGCGCTAAACAAAGCCATCGAATACAGCGAGCGCAGTGGCCGGGCATTGGCCATTCTTGTGGTTGACCTGGATAACTTCAAACTGGCGAATGATGTTTACGGACATAGCGCGGGAGACGATATACTGCGCCAAGTCGCTCATCGCCTGAAAACCTGCCTGGGTCATGTCAACACTTCGGAGGTAACCCGCTCCTCACAGGGCTATTACGCGGAGGATATGATCATCCGCAACGGGGGGGACGAATTCTCCATACTGTTGACCGATCTTTTTCAGGCGTATCAAGCTTCGCTAATTGCCCAACGCATTATTGACGAGCTCTCTTTACCCTTTAAAGCCGGCGACAGTAACGTTAAATTGGGCGCGAGCATCGGGATTTCCATTTACCCTGTGGACGGCGTATCTTCGGAACAATTAATCAAGAATGCTGACCTGGCCATGTTTGAAGCGAAGAAGAATGGTAAAAATAACTTCCAATTCTTCACCCAGGCGCTCAACTCCTCCGCAGCCAAACGCCTGAATACCGAAGAAGAGCTGAATCAGGCCATCGAGCTTGATGAGTTTGTACTCCACTATCAACCCATTATTTACATGCCGACAGGGCGAATCAAAGTTCTGGAAGCATTGTTGCGCTGGCAGCACCCGGTAAAAGGCATTCAAACCCCCGTACAGTTTATGTCCGTCGCTGAAGAATCCGGTCAAATCGTGCCGATTGGAGATTTAGCCATTGCTAAAGCCTGCGAACAATTGGCAATTTGGCACAATGCCGGCTTCTCGGAAATAGTTGTCTCGATAAATTTATCCCCTAAACAATTGCTGCGGGGGGCTCCGGTGGAAACCATAAAATCAATGCTGGAGAAATATCAGATCAGAGCCAATAGCCTGCAAATTGAAGTCAAAGAGAATTTGCTGACACAGGATCAAGCAGCGAGCATTGAAGTCCTGAATTCACTAAAGGCAATCGGCGTTGGCATTGCCCTGGATGATTTTGGGAGCGGTTTTGCTTCTTTGTCGTTTTTGAAAAAATTCCCGATTGATACCATTAAAATCGACAGAAGCTTTATTCGGGACCTGGAACAGGATGAACGCAACGCGCTCATACTGCAAGCAACCACTCGACTAGCCAGAGATATCTCCCTGTCAGTCGTCATTGAAGGCATCGAAACCGACAATCACATTCAACTTATTCGAACCTGTGAATGTGATTATCTGCAAGGGTATTACTTTGCCAAACCAAAAGCGGCGAAAGACCTGAACCTGAACCAACGTTGGTCAGCCCAGTTCAATAAAGCCCAGCAGCTACAGATCAGCAGCAACAGTTAA
- a CDS encoding TraR/DksA family transcriptional regulator, giving the protein MNSQKELRTQLIERRTELEKRLEAIKVDLGKPLDHDFAEQAVELENGEVLDVLGAEAESEIQQINHALIRMDEGLFGECQACGEPIAEARLKVRPFTSFCVKCAETQE; this is encoded by the coding sequence ATGAATTCTCAGAAAGAGCTTCGAACGCAGCTTATCGAGCGTCGTACAGAACTGGAAAAACGGTTGGAAGCAATCAAAGTGGATTTGGGTAAACCCCTGGATCATGATTTTGCGGAGCAGGCCGTAGAGCTCGAGAATGGGGAGGTGCTTGATGTGCTGGGGGCTGAGGCAGAGTCGGAGATACAGCAGATTAATCATGCGCTGATCCGTATGGATGAGGGGCTTTTTGGTGAATGTCAGGCCTGTGGTGAGCCTATTGCCGAAGCGAGACTGAAGGTCAGACCATTTACTTCATTTTGTGTAAAGTGTGCGGAAACTCAGGAGTAG
- a CDS encoding cysteine-rich CWC family protein produces the protein MPAPLHDKSSRCPECGTAVKCDIAAGKSQCWCFELPSIALPSDQKAACLCKPCLEKRIQRAKPTI, from the coding sequence ATGCCCGCGCCCCTTCACGATAAGTCTAGCCGTTGCCCTGAATGCGGTACTGCTGTTAAGTGCGACATCGCAGCAGGAAAAAGTCAGTGCTGGTGCTTTGAGTTGCCAAGCATAGCACTTCCCTCCGACCAGAAAGCAGCTTGCTTATGTAAGCCATGCCTGGAAAAACGCATACAACGCGCCAAACCAACGATCTGA
- a CDS encoding MBL fold metallo-hydrolase, translated as MSIGLPVDIVNSPCLKREHHQRDGFRNPPGSAHPRDGRYSVEMLSLLAELAIGGNRPFDYPETHVLARNSAVPGLQSTTPAITWLGQAAFYLQLGSLNVVTDPFLSHRASPFSFSGPKRLVPAPLRLNDLPRLDVIVLSHNHYDHLDLQALKRWPDKAVTVVVPLGVGSLLRKIGYSQVIEMDWYQEVALDGGVLTCLPAYHFSGRSIGDSNKTLWSSFAIKTSQASVYFTGDSGYGSEFKRIGELLGPFDVGLMPIGAYAPRHVMARVHMNPEEAVLAGQDIGAKVIVPMHWGTIRLTNEPMWEPSYRFHRALQDLGAAGQQFAVGETRTIEVLHSVI; from the coding sequence ATGTCAATTGGTCTGCCCGTAGATATCGTAAACAGTCCTTGCTTGAAGCGTGAGCATCATCAGAGGGATGGATTCCGTAATCCCCCTGGCAGTGCCCACCCAAGGGATGGACGCTATTCGGTGGAAATGTTGTCACTGTTAGCGGAATTGGCTATCGGTGGTAACAGGCCATTTGATTACCCTGAAACCCATGTCTTGGCGCGTAATTCAGCTGTTCCGGGACTGCAATCGACAACGCCTGCAATTACCTGGCTGGGGCAGGCCGCTTTTTATTTGCAACTCGGTTCGCTAAACGTTGTCACCGATCCCTTCTTGTCCCACCGGGCTTCACCGTTCTCATTCAGTGGGCCAAAAAGGCTGGTTCCAGCACCGTTAAGACTGAATGATCTTCCTCGCCTGGATGTTATTGTACTGTCCCATAATCACTATGATCATTTGGATCTTCAGGCACTAAAACGCTGGCCTGATAAAGCTGTTACTGTGGTGGTGCCTTTGGGTGTTGGGTCATTATTGCGAAAAATTGGTTACAGTCAGGTTATCGAGATGGATTGGTATCAGGAGGTCGCGCTCGATGGTGGCGTGTTGACCTGTTTACCAGCCTACCATTTTTCCGGGCGGTCGATTGGGGACAGCAATAAAACCTTGTGGTCGAGTTTTGCAATCAAGACATCTCAGGCGTCGGTGTATTTCACCGGGGATAGTGGTTATGGTTCCGAGTTCAAGCGTATCGGTGAGTTGCTGGGACCTTTTGATGTTGGTTTGATGCCTATTGGTGCTTATGCTCCGCGTCATGTGATGGCCCGTGTGCATATGAATCCGGAAGAAGCGGTACTCGCAGGTCAGGATATCGGGGCCAAGGTCATCGTGCCGATGCATTGGGGCACGATTCGCTTGACCAATGAGCCAATGTGGGAACCGTCGTATCGCTTTCATCGTGCCTTGCAGGATTTGGGTGCAGCAGGACAACAGTTTGCTGTAGGAGAAACGCGAACGATTGAGGTATTGCACTCAGTGATCTGA
- a CDS encoding EAL domain-containing protein, translated as MFSLLSGWFHRPSGGTDLRWRLRGLQLILLCLVLPGTLTANTISGEGELPFRPQLDVLVDSSNQLDIKNLLDETIQQNWQFSGNSIPNFGYTHDAYWFRFTLKNFQTREQRLIIEIAYPLLDEIDVFLISGENAIQHYQTGDTRPFEQRPIDHPHFLIPEVLDPQENLTVMLRVRTSGTLQVPIKVWQEDRFYQANNSVEQIHALYYGTMIVIIIFNIFVFLALKEATYIYYALSTLGYLAILGSLRGKMYQVLWPESPLLHEYIMLLSVPFTMLFSTLFARAFLSLKQTQSVFYPLTSIVIALSLFGLIGTLLLPYQYSIQLSVFIAIPGCFILLIVGPIQWFKGNKAARFYSMAWALLSLGGVITAMNKAGLLNTNLITEYSLQIGSALEAILLSMALAERIYREREQKLRAQADTIREHRERRNAEMSLIHKALTHSVTGLPNSAHFQMFINNLATNESPTSFAVVLIQFVNFHEIIKTLGHSESENLLAQLGRKINSQAALVPEIAKLEDRPDFQPRVCTFENATFGMVVNLQEIPKDNRATQDFIQYISTPVEFRGMLLDFRPHIGTAGFPKDGNDADTLIRHGFVALEYAYQYDDQLAHYTANKDPYNTKRLTLIAELSRALQDNLLTLVFHPKIDLKQGRVTGVEALLRWHHPRFGQVPPDEFIAVAEQTGIIKPLTQWVLNRSLEARHHLATRGFDLSVSINISTNNLRESDFTEEIYKTLERTNTPPEKVTLELTETSMMHDPVKALNALEKLHQIGVRVSIDDFGTGYSSLSYIKRVPAQEIKIDKSLILDLDRISDDEVIVRTTVNMCHSLGFSVVAEGVECLAVEATLKQMGCDQVQGFHFTQPLPLEALIQWLENYSATQHSFVFDSTTQQPSTDSDH; from the coding sequence GTGTTTAGTCTATTATCGGGCTGGTTTCACAGACCTTCTGGTGGAACAGATCTGCGGTGGCGACTTCGCGGGCTGCAGTTAATTCTTTTGTGCCTCGTACTTCCCGGAACGCTGACTGCCAATACGATCAGCGGCGAAGGCGAGCTCCCCTTTCGGCCCCAGCTTGATGTGCTTGTCGATTCCTCAAATCAGCTAGACATTAAAAATCTACTGGACGAGACAATACAACAAAACTGGCAGTTTTCCGGAAATAGCATACCCAACTTCGGCTATACACATGATGCCTATTGGTTTCGCTTCACACTGAAAAACTTTCAAACCCGCGAGCAACGGCTGATCATAGAAATTGCCTATCCACTGCTGGATGAAATTGATGTTTTTTTAATTTCCGGTGAAAACGCCATTCAGCATTATCAGACGGGTGATACCCGCCCCTTTGAGCAGCGCCCAATTGACCATCCGCACTTCCTGATTCCCGAAGTACTGGATCCCCAGGAAAACCTGACAGTAATGCTTCGGGTTCGAACCAGCGGAACACTGCAAGTCCCCATCAAGGTGTGGCAAGAAGACCGCTTTTACCAAGCCAACAACAGCGTAGAACAAATTCATGCGCTTTACTATGGCACCATGATCGTCATCATCATCTTTAACATTTTTGTATTTCTGGCCTTAAAGGAAGCCACATACATCTACTATGCACTCTCAACATTAGGTTACCTCGCAATACTGGGCAGCTTGAGAGGTAAAATGTATCAGGTACTCTGGCCGGAATCCCCTCTCCTGCATGAGTACATCATGCTCCTGTCCGTGCCGTTTACCATGCTCTTTTCAACCTTGTTTGCTCGCGCCTTTCTGAGCCTAAAACAGACTCAATCCGTTTTTTACCCGCTCACATCTATCGTCATTGCACTTTCATTGTTCGGCCTAATCGGCACACTCCTGCTACCGTATCAATACTCCATTCAACTTTCAGTATTCATCGCAATTCCAGGTTGCTTTATTTTACTCATCGTAGGCCCGATTCAATGGTTTAAGGGCAACAAAGCGGCCCGCTTTTATTCCATGGCCTGGGCACTACTCTCCCTCGGCGGTGTCATTACCGCGATGAACAAAGCGGGGCTGTTGAACACCAACCTGATCACCGAATACAGTTTGCAAATCGGTTCTGCACTGGAAGCCATCCTGCTTTCAATGGCACTGGCAGAACGAATATACCGTGAGCGTGAGCAAAAACTACGCGCCCAGGCAGACACCATTCGCGAGCACCGGGAACGTCGAAACGCTGAAATGAGTCTGATTCACAAAGCCTTAACACATTCAGTGACTGGCCTGCCAAATTCCGCCCACTTTCAAATGTTCATAAACAATTTGGCGACGAACGAATCCCCCACCTCCTTTGCGGTCGTATTAATACAGTTTGTTAACTTTCACGAAATTATAAAAACCCTTGGCCACTCAGAATCAGAAAACCTGCTGGCACAACTCGGCCGTAAAATAAATAGCCAGGCAGCCCTGGTTCCTGAAATCGCCAAACTGGAGGACAGACCAGATTTTCAACCACGCGTCTGTACTTTTGAGAACGCTACGTTTGGCATGGTTGTCAACCTGCAGGAGATCCCAAAGGACAATCGCGCAACCCAGGACTTTATCCAGTACATATCCACCCCGGTGGAATTTCGGGGCATGCTCCTCGATTTTCGACCACATATTGGTACAGCCGGTTTTCCAAAGGATGGCAACGATGCAGACACCCTTATCCGTCACGGTTTTGTCGCACTGGAATATGCCTATCAATACGATGATCAGCTAGCACACTACACCGCGAATAAAGACCCATACAATACCAAACGATTAACCTTGATTGCGGAACTTAGCCGAGCACTTCAAGACAATCTGTTAACGCTGGTATTCCACCCTAAAATCGACTTGAAACAAGGTCGTGTGACAGGGGTTGAAGCCCTGCTGCGCTGGCACCACCCCCGATTTGGTCAAGTGCCTCCCGACGAATTTATCGCGGTGGCGGAACAAACCGGCATCATCAAACCTCTGACGCAGTGGGTGCTCAACCGCTCGCTGGAGGCTCGGCATCATCTGGCGACCCGAGGCTTTGATCTTTCTGTATCCATAAATATTTCAACCAACAACCTGCGTGAGTCAGATTTCACAGAAGAGATCTACAAAACCTTAGAACGAACCAATACGCCACCGGAAAAGGTCACACTGGAGCTCACCGAAACATCGATGATGCATGACCCGGTCAAGGCCTTGAATGCCTTGGAAAAGCTGCATCAAATCGGGGTGAGAGTTTCCATAGATGATTTTGGTACAGGCTACTCCTCTTTATCCTACATCAAGCGAGTACCGGCTCAGGAAATCAAAATCGACAAATCCCTGATTTTGGATCTTGACCGGATCTCCGATGATGAAGTGATCGTAAGAACAACCGTCAACATGTGTCACAGCCTGGGATTCAGTGTTGTAGCAGAAGGAGTAGAATGTCTTGCGGTTGAGGCCACCCTGAAACAGATGGGCTGTGATCAAGTACAAGGTTTTCATTTTACTCAACCATTACCACTGGAGGCTCTGATTCAGTGGCTGGAGAATTACAGCGCGACACAGCATTCGTTTGTGTTCGATTCCACGACTCAGCAGCCTTCAACCGACTCAGATCACTGA
- a CDS encoding acyl-CoA thioesterase yields the protein MTEVLQKLIQLLDLEETRPDRFQGQSEDLGFKNVFGGQVLGQALMSACKTVEARSVHSLHGYFLRPGNPNEPIEYQVDRIRDGGSFTTRRVLALQAGKEIFTLNASFQVDEEGYSHQFEMPQTSEPDSLLSELEMRRKVVDFIPEKLREQATRDRPIEIRPVAPLNYFKPERREPFKQAWFRAVADLPDDDVLHRVLLAYASDFGLLGTSMLPHQVTYYTRSMQVASLDHAIWFHRPFRIDDWLLYDMDSPSASQGRGFNRGNIYNVKGELVASVCQEALIRKKT from the coding sequence ATGACAGAAGTTCTCCAGAAACTGATACAGCTTTTAGATCTCGAAGAGACTCGGCCAGACCGATTCCAGGGGCAGAGTGAAGATTTGGGATTCAAGAATGTATTTGGTGGTCAAGTCCTTGGACAGGCCCTGATGTCGGCATGCAAAACGGTTGAAGCGCGTTCCGTGCATTCATTACATGGGTATTTTCTTCGGCCCGGAAATCCGAATGAGCCGATTGAATACCAGGTTGATCGAATCCGTGATGGTGGCAGTTTTACCACTCGTCGTGTGTTGGCGTTGCAGGCGGGTAAAGAAATATTCACATTAAATGCCTCATTTCAGGTTGATGAAGAGGGTTATAGCCATCAGTTTGAAATGCCCCAGACCTCTGAGCCTGATAGTTTGCTTTCCGAGCTTGAAATGCGTCGGAAAGTGGTGGACTTTATTCCGGAAAAACTGCGTGAGCAGGCGACCCGTGATCGACCTATTGAAATTCGGCCGGTTGCACCGCTCAATTACTTCAAACCCGAGCGACGAGAGCCGTTCAAACAAGCCTGGTTCAGAGCCGTTGCTGATTTGCCTGATGATGATGTTTTGCATCGCGTATTGCTTGCTTACGCCTCCGATTTTGGTCTTCTAGGCACAAGCATGTTGCCTCACCAGGTCACCTACTATACGCGAAGCATGCAAGTGGCCTCTCTGGATCATGCGATTTGGTTCCATCGTCCATTTCGCATTGATGATTGGTTGCTCTATGATATGGATAGCCCTAGTGCTTCCCAAGGTCGGGGCTTTAACCGCGGTAACATTTACAATGTAAAAGGGGAGCTCGTCGCTTCTGTTTGTCAAGAGGCGTTGATCCGTAAAAAAACGTAG
- a CDS encoding GGDEF domain-containing protein, with amino-acid sequence MNSTSEKSEQPALQALDPQKEEEHWILQVLQWLTYAGVFVLIAIGIKSILSEHLRHGYILFVFALLMMLNLVILHRTGSGNTFLRIFIGIVAALFIYLVATGGESNTGPLWFYVFPPLIFYMLGLRQGLVVMTSCLLVIAVIFKFPELPFVITEYNPDFQLRFLTSMTFVTVFSYILDFSRRRARNDLIDLAERYDLASRTDELTRLSNRRDMRNRLDTEYYRFKRHGHHFSVVLMDIDHFKRINDGYGHDAGDEVLKDFAKLLKEHSRHLDVISRWGGEEFLILLPETSLVQALALAERLRFAVESAEFSYQSMLIPVTMSAGVCSISQFESIEGLLRQTDINLYEAKMKGRNRIVPMVKSTSRPEEHDSESV; translated from the coding sequence TTGAACTCAACATCAGAGAAATCAGAACAGCCTGCACTACAAGCTCTCGACCCACAGAAAGAGGAGGAGCACTGGATTTTGCAGGTACTACAATGGCTGACGTATGCTGGCGTATTTGTATTAATTGCCATTGGCATCAAATCCATTCTCTCCGAACATTTGCGCCACGGTTATATCCTTTTTGTTTTTGCCCTACTCATGATGTTAAACCTGGTTATTCTGCACCGGACAGGATCAGGTAACACTTTTTTGCGGATATTTATCGGGATCGTAGCCGCACTTTTTATCTATCTGGTTGCCACTGGAGGAGAAAGCAATACCGGCCCGCTCTGGTTCTATGTCTTCCCACCACTGATTTTTTATATGCTGGGTTTGCGCCAGGGTTTAGTCGTTATGACGTCTTGCCTGTTAGTGATCGCAGTGATCTTCAAGTTTCCCGAACTTCCGTTTGTTATTACTGAATACAACCCGGACTTCCAACTCCGCTTTCTAACCTCGATGACCTTTGTGACGGTCTTTTCCTACATTCTGGATTTCTCCAGGCGTCGGGCCCGAAATGATCTGATCGACCTTGCCGAGCGTTACGATCTGGCATCCCGCACAGACGAGCTGACGCGGTTATCAAACCGAAGGGACATGCGTAATCGTCTCGATACCGAGTACTATCGTTTTAAACGACACGGTCACCATTTCTCTGTGGTGTTGATGGATATTGATCACTTCAAGCGCATCAATGACGGCTACGGTCATGACGCAGGAGACGAGGTTCTAAAAGACTTCGCCAAACTCCTCAAAGAACATAGCCGCCACCTCGACGTGATTTCGCGCTGGGGTGGTGAAGAATTCTTGATTCTGCTGCCTGAAACATCACTGGTACAGGCACTGGCGCTGGCAGAACGCTTACGTTTTGCTGTAGAAAGCGCAGAATTCAGTTATCAGTCAATGCTCATTCCTGTAACGATGAGTGCAGGCGTCTGCAGCATCAGTCAATTTGAAAGCATCGAAGGACTGCTGCGCCAAACCGATATTAATCTTTACGAAGCTAAAATGAAGGGGCGCAACCGAATAGTCCCCATGGTCAAGTCGACAAGCAGGCCGGAAGAGCATGATTCCGAGAGTGTTTAG
- a CDS encoding enoyl-CoA hydratase-related protein, protein MSEWIITEVVESAGYALIYLNHPQTRNAITDREMLAGFLTAVTALDKDPRVKVAIVTGKGSAFCSGGNVKHMLNRSDMFSGDALQLYQNYHDGIQQIPRLLMSLDLPLIAAVNGPAYGAGLDLALMCDIRISAEAGEFAENFVKVGIIPGDGGAWLLPKAIGMQRAMQMTLTGDAIDSSTALDWGLVMEVVPNDQLLQHASALAQRIAVNGRQPLRWAKRLLREGQHSDFPAFLDKCALMQAIAHHEEDHEQALQRMRGKSAQK, encoded by the coding sequence ATGAGCGAATGGATTATAACGGAGGTTGTGGAGAGTGCAGGTTATGCATTGATTTATTTGAACCACCCACAAACTCGAAATGCAATTACCGACAGGGAGATGCTTGCGGGATTTCTCACCGCAGTGACAGCACTGGACAAGGACCCTCGAGTCAAGGTTGCAATTGTTACCGGAAAGGGGTCCGCATTCTGCTCTGGTGGTAATGTTAAGCATATGCTCAATCGAAGTGATATGTTTTCAGGTGATGCACTGCAGCTGTATCAAAATTATCACGATGGTATTCAGCAAATACCGCGTTTGCTGATGTCGCTGGATTTGCCATTAATCGCTGCAGTTAATGGCCCTGCTTATGGCGCCGGTCTGGATTTGGCGTTGATGTGCGATATTCGGATCAGCGCGGAGGCCGGGGAATTTGCGGAAAATTTTGTAAAGGTGGGTATTATTCCGGGTGATGGTGGTGCGTGGTTGTTACCTAAAGCGATTGGTATGCAAAGAGCCATGCAGATGACGCTGACCGGGGATGCGATTGATTCCAGTACAGCGCTGGATTGGGGGCTGGTTATGGAAGTTGTTCCGAATGATCAGTTACTACAGCATGCATCGGCGCTTGCTCAGCGTATCGCCGTAAATGGCCGACAGCCGCTGCGGTGGGCGAAAAGATTGTTGCGGGAAGGTCAGCACAGCGATTTCCCCGCATTTCTGGACAAGTGTGCTTTGATGCAGGCGATCGCCCACCATGAAGAGGATCACGAGCAGGCGTTGCAGCGAATGCGAGGAAAATCGGCTCAGAAATGA
- a CDS encoding diguanylate cyclase: MKVLVVEDSKSVRSLIAAYVEEAGHKAIPCGSGTDALAFIESEPVDLILMDVEMPGLDGYETTRRIRSRNKEIWFPIVFLSSKYSSSDFVEGVNAGGDAYLAKPVNGPVLQAMVRAMGRIAQAQEQLQAAKLELERVATHDTLTGTMNRRGFLSVLEREWRRGKRESFPMSLIVLAVDAFKSYNDNYGLANGDKCLKFITDCIQRSVLRPADLVGRIGDEEFAIMLPNTELAGAVDVAERIRQNILKAAREHRYSPVAEVVTASLGVASQVEGLADPEVLFKDANGCLSKAKQEGRNRVVANFQHS, translated from the coding sequence ATGAAGGTTTTGGTCGTTGAAGACAGTAAATCTGTGAGATCTCTGATTGCTGCTTATGTTGAAGAGGCGGGGCATAAGGCTATTCCGTGTGGGAGTGGCACAGATGCGCTCGCTTTTATTGAATCCGAACCCGTTGATTTAATTCTCATGGATGTCGAGATGCCAGGATTGGATGGTTATGAAACGACCCGTCGTATACGGAGTCGAAATAAAGAGATTTGGTTTCCCATCGTATTCCTCAGCTCCAAATATTCCAGCTCCGATTTTGTTGAAGGTGTGAATGCGGGGGGCGATGCCTATCTGGCGAAGCCGGTAAACGGGCCGGTGTTGCAGGCCATGGTTCGCGCGATGGGGCGAATTGCACAAGCCCAGGAGCAACTGCAGGCAGCAAAGTTGGAACTGGAGCGGGTTGCGACCCATGACACCTTGACGGGGACGATGAATCGTCGAGGCTTTTTGTCTGTGCTGGAGCGAGAGTGGCGTCGTGGCAAGCGCGAAAGTTTTCCGATGTCATTGATCGTATTAGCCGTTGATGCCTTTAAAAGTTATAACGATAACTATGGCTTGGCGAACGGTGATAAGTGTCTCAAGTTTATTACCGATTGTATTCAACGCTCGGTGCTTCGACCGGCGGATCTCGTGGGGCGTATCGGTGATGAAGAGTTCGCTATTATGTTACCGAATACCGAGCTTGCCGGGGCAGTTGATGTAGCTGAAAGAATCCGACAAAATATCCTGAAAGCGGCACGGGAGCATCGTTACTCTCCTGTTGCCGAAGTCGTGACAGCGAGTTTGGGGGTTGCGTCTCAAGTTGAGGGTCTTGCTGACCCTGAGGTGCTTTTTAAAGATGCCAACGGGTGTTTGTCGAAAGCGAAACAGGAAGGCCGGAACCGGGTTGTCGCAAACTTCCAGCATAGCTGA